A single Stutzerimonas stutzeri DNA region contains:
- a CDS encoding UvrD-helicase domain-containing protein — MPNELWVAGAGSGKTHKIITEAIETIKAGGRVLVVTYTTNNQAELRSRFVELYGASSEHFVVKGLFSFYLEDMVRPYQSEVFPDRITTISFTENNPHLISGTTYYIEGRAEKSEDGTINPLHYLTPCKTKAYSGFLAKLATLIAKLSKNAPAKRLKEIYQRVYFDEVQDLVGWDYDVIKSLNKVMVDSICCVGDFRQTIYTTTFGHKAPQTPQQKVDYFVGKMKFEKHSMPKNRRCIQEICDLSDTIHLGLYDKTVTGVEKVPDEISHHHGTFIVKQSQVSDYLAAFQPQVLRWSSTTGTGYLPGNLICYTFGSCKGLGFDRVLVIPSDKHLKFIGGNAKVFDKDKTEESRNKLYVAITRARYSLAFLVEDKKVKGLPYPIWDGSGALNAVIEK, encoded by the coding sequence TTGCCTAACGAACTCTGGGTCGCAGGCGCCGGATCAGGGAAAACGCACAAGATCATTACTGAAGCCATTGAGACCATCAAGGCTGGTGGACGTGTGCTTGTAGTCACCTATACAACCAATAATCAGGCAGAGTTGCGCTCTCGTTTTGTTGAGTTGTACGGTGCTAGCAGTGAGCACTTCGTCGTCAAGGGGCTGTTCTCTTTTTACCTGGAAGATATGGTGCGTCCCTATCAGAGCGAGGTATTTCCAGATCGGATCACGACTATCTCGTTCACTGAGAACAACCCTCACTTAATATCAGGTACAACCTACTACATTGAAGGCAGAGCTGAAAAATCGGAAGATGGCACGATCAATCCACTGCATTACCTGACGCCCTGCAAAACAAAGGCGTACTCCGGGTTTTTGGCAAAGCTTGCGACCCTCATTGCGAAACTATCCAAAAATGCCCCTGCCAAGCGGTTGAAGGAGATTTATCAAAGGGTCTATTTTGATGAAGTGCAGGATTTGGTCGGTTGGGACTACGACGTGATCAAATCACTCAACAAGGTCATGGTCGACTCGATCTGTTGTGTGGGCGACTTTCGACAGACAATCTACACAACGACGTTCGGCCATAAGGCTCCGCAGACGCCTCAACAGAAGGTCGATTACTTCGTCGGGAAAATGAAGTTCGAAAAGCATTCGATGCCGAAGAATCGCAGGTGCATACAAGAAATCTGCGACCTCTCCGACACGATCCACCTGGGGCTGTATGACAAGACGGTAACAGGTGTCGAGAAAGTGCCAGACGAAATATCGCATCACCATGGCACCTTCATAGTGAAACAATCTCAGGTGAGCGATTACTTGGCAGCGTTTCAGCCTCAAGTACTGCGCTGGTCGTCCACCACCGGCACTGGATACCTACCGGGTAACCTTATCTGTTATACGTTCGGTTCCTGCAAAGGCTTAGGCTTTGATCGAGTGCTTGTGATCCCGTCAGATAAACATCTGAAGTTCATTGGCGGAAATGCCAAAGTGTTCGACAAGGATAAGACGGAGGAGTCGCGAAACAAGCTATACGTCGCGATTACCCGCGCGCGCTATAGCCTGGCCTTCCTCGTCGAGGATAAGAAGGTGAAAGGGCTCCCTTACCCCATATGGGATGGCTCTGGCGCGCTCAATGCAGTGATCGAAAAGTGA
- a CDS encoding BPSL0761 family protein, translating into MTMAHERTRSVVQTRDFLQELARDTSLPENVRYQANNLLRHYPTAEAVWLAGRVEERSKQELSLLADKHGPLHPVLVSWLLNDPMFSDHGAS; encoded by the coding sequence ATGACGATGGCCCATGAGCGCACCCGTAGCGTTGTTCAAACACGGGACTTCCTACAGGAGCTGGCTAGGGACACGAGCCTTCCTGAAAACGTACGGTACCAAGCAAATAATCTACTTCGGCATTACCCGACAGCAGAAGCCGTCTGGTTGGCTGGTCGAGTGGAAGAGCGATCCAAGCAAGAGCTTTCCCTATTGGCCGACAAGCATGGACCTCTACATCCGGTGTTAGTCAGCTGGCTGTTAAATGATCCGATGTTTTCGGATCACGGAGCCAGCTGA
- the hrpB gene encoding ATP-dependent helicase HrpB yields MSLLPIESVLPALRDALSARNEVVLEAAPGAGKTTRVPIALLEEPWLADQTIVMLEPRRLAARAAAERLASELGESVGQTVGYRIRLESKVGPQTRIEVVTEGILTRRLQDDPALDGVGLLIFDEYHLRSLDADLALALCLNGRELLRDEPPLKVLLMSATLEGERLSRLLDEAPVVRSEGRMYPVEQRWGRPSQIGEALEPRVVQTMLQALADEPGSLLVFLPGQAEIRRVAEQLAERLAGRSEILLCPLHGELDLAAQRAAIEPAPAGKRKVVLATNIAETSLTIDGVRVVVDAGLERVPRFDPASGMTRLDTQRISRSSATQRAGRAGRLQPGACYRLWSEAQHEQLAAHGSAEILQADLAGLALQLARWGIGDPNELAWLDPPPTAAYAQGRDLLQRLGALADDGNLTRHGQAMAELPAHPRIAHLLLRGHALGLGGLACDLAALLGERDILRGGGADLHSRLALLAGNDKAARGARGGVQRARQLARQFRSYLRGPASEPVADPDHPRWLGCLLAFAYPDRIAQQRRAGGADYRLANGRAATFGEPDALMKEPWLVIADLGSRQGQREERIYLAADLDPALFDGPLAEQVRCQDLLDWEEREGVLRAERQVKVGELVLAREALAELDDEARSRALLGLVRRKGLELLPWSAELRQWQARVALLRRLDLADTGSSEWPDLSDAALLASLEEWLQPWLGKVSRLSHFANLDLAGILHGLLPWPLPQRLDELAPRTLEVPSGSRIRLDYSDEMPVLAVRLQELFGLADTPRIAGGRQGVKLHLLSPAQRPVQVTQDLASFWRNTYAEVKKDLRGRYPKHYWPEDPLVAQATARAKPRKS; encoded by the coding sequence ATGAGTTTGTTGCCGATTGAATCTGTTTTGCCCGCTTTAAGAGATGCCTTGTCTGCACGTAATGAAGTTGTACTTGAGGCAGCGCCGGGGGCAGGCAAAACAACGCGAGTACCAATAGCGCTGCTGGAAGAGCCTTGGCTGGCCGACCAGACTATTGTCATGCTCGAACCACGTCGACTAGCTGCCAGAGCCGCAGCTGAGCGACTGGCGAGCGAGCTGGGAGAAAGCGTTGGGCAAACAGTCGGCTATCGAATTCGCTTGGAGAGTAAGGTCGGACCACAGACTCGAATTGAAGTAGTGACTGAAGGCATTCTTACTCGTCGGCTTCAAGACGATCCTGCCCTAGATGGCGTTGGGCTGCTCATATTTGATGAGTATCATCTGCGTAGTCTCGATGCCGATCTGGCGTTGGCCTTGTGTCTCAACGGCCGTGAGTTGTTGCGCGACGAACCGCCGCTGAAGGTGCTGCTGATGTCCGCCACGCTGGAAGGCGAGCGCCTGTCGCGCCTGCTGGACGAGGCGCCTGTGGTACGCAGCGAAGGTCGCATGTATCCGGTGGAGCAGCGTTGGGGGCGGCCGAGTCAGATCGGCGAGGCGCTCGAACCCCGGGTGGTACAGACCATGCTCCAGGCCCTGGCCGATGAACCTGGCAGCCTGCTGGTGTTCCTCCCCGGCCAGGCGGAGATTCGCCGCGTCGCCGAGCAGTTGGCCGAGCGCCTCGCTGGCCGGTCAGAGATCCTGCTCTGCCCGCTCCACGGTGAACTGGACCTCGCTGCCCAGCGCGCGGCCATCGAGCCGGCACCGGCGGGCAAGCGCAAGGTGGTGCTGGCCACCAACATCGCCGAGACCAGCCTGACCATCGATGGCGTGCGCGTGGTGGTGGACGCGGGCCTGGAGCGTGTACCGCGCTTCGACCCGGCCAGTGGCATGACTCGCCTGGACACCCAGCGTATTTCCCGCTCCTCCGCGACCCAGCGTGCCGGCCGTGCCGGCCGTCTGCAGCCGGGTGCCTGCTACCGGCTCTGGTCTGAGGCCCAGCATGAGCAACTGGCCGCCCACGGGAGCGCGGAAATCCTCCAGGCCGACCTTGCCGGACTGGCGTTGCAACTGGCGCGCTGGGGGATTGGTGATCCCAATGAACTGGCCTGGCTCGATCCGCCGCCCACGGCTGCCTACGCCCAGGGCCGTGACCTGCTGCAACGCCTCGGCGCACTGGCCGACGATGGCAACTTGACCCGCCATGGCCAGGCCATGGCCGAACTGCCCGCCCATCCGCGCATTGCCCACCTGCTGTTACGTGGCCACGCCCTGGGACTCGGCGGCCTGGCCTGTGACCTCGCCGCCCTACTGGGCGAGCGCGACATCCTGCGTGGTGGCGGTGCCGACCTGCACAGCCGCCTCGCCTTGCTGGCCGGTAACGACAAGGCAGCGCGTGGCGCTCGTGGCGGCGTGCAGCGTGCTCGCCAGCTGGCGCGGCAGTTCCGTTCCTACCTGCGTGGCCCGGCCAGCGAGCCGGTGGCCGATCCGGATCACCCGCGCTGGCTCGGCTGCCTGCTGGCGTTCGCCTACCCGGACCGCATTGCCCAGCAACGTCGTGCCGGAGGGGCCGATTATCGGCTGGCCAATGGCCGTGCAGCCACCTTTGGCGAGCCGGATGCGCTGATGAAGGAGCCCTGGTTGGTGATCGCCGATCTCGGTAGCCGCCAGGGCCAGCGTGAAGAGCGCATCTATCTCGCGGCCGACCTTGATCCCGCACTGTTCGACGGCCCTCTGGCCGAACAGGTAAGGTGCCAGGACCTGCTCGACTGGGAAGAGCGCGAAGGTGTGCTGCGCGCCGAACGTCAGGTGAAAGTGGGTGAGTTGGTGCTGGCCCGCGAAGCCCTTGCCGAACTGGATGACGAGGCCCGCTCGCGTGCGCTGCTCGGTCTGGTGCGACGCAAGGGGCTGGAGCTGCTGCCGTGGAGTGCGGAGCTGCGCCAGTGGCAGGCGCGGGTGGCGCTGCTGCGCCGACTGGACCTGGCCGACACGGGCAGCAGCGAATGGCCAGACCTCTCCGACGCGGCGCTTCTGGCCAGCCTGGAGGAGTGGCTGCAGCCCTGGCTGGGCAAGGTCAGCCGCCTCAGCCATTTCGCCAACCTCGACCTCGCCGGCATCCTCCATGGCCTGCTGCCCTGGCCGCTGCCGCAACGCCTCGACGAGCTGGCGCCGCGTACGCTGGAAGTGCCCTCCGGCTCGCGCATCCGCCTCGACTACAGCGACGAGATGCCGGTTCTCGCGGTGCGCCTCCAAGAGCTGTTCGGCCTCGCCGACACTCCGCGCATCGCCGGTGGCCGTCAGGGCGTCAAGCTGCACCTGCTGTCCCCGGCCCAGCGCCCGGTGCAGGTCACCCAGGACCTGGCGAGTTTCTGGCGCAATACCTACGCGGAAGTGAAGAAAGATTTACGAGGTAGGTACCCTAAGCATTACTGGCCTGAGGACCCGCTTGTGGCCCAGGCTACAGCTAGAGCTAAGCCGCGAAAATCGTAG
- a CDS encoding tyrosine-type recombinase/integrase codes for MTNHLRQQLFKPLKELTLFSYHAHGSTITKDGSGLPFCCWPDGTPNNVANLYMLALRDRPGRGGKGLSRHGGKGGSIGEYASKISPLVRYCFRYRTDFIGLSDQQFSDFIDELRKERSVNDPTVNRRTETTLLAIGRICLDFLQFVGRLYGDDAFVSENGTIRAVMKTFTITTRSGRTIKRSYLHHHSLHVSGTRYHTRDPIPSEHIKLLRDSANKIHPSRHLQLRRNLVISLLEHTGARRSEIIEITVSDIRNAMNMSFPLLRLRTLKRGTYSERFIPISRVVLSEAKKYIQFARRISLRNFKDTDHDRLFVQEKTGKPLGACSITNEMIQLRSHAGIEEKVCAHMFRHAFITNLFVLLIKRHKFKQKDDFRSALLNSKKFLYDVMLWTGHKDPLSVERYIHLAFAKLDGYEDIVSSAHIIRTNRIYDQAEELLLNALKNGMPVDEYVRELEKLKQLRQEDLKKETKEEEEEENTESVKSWEHWHNHL; via the coding sequence GTGACAAACCACCTTCGCCAACAACTATTTAAACCACTTAAAGAGCTAACACTCTTTAGCTACCATGCGCATGGAAGTACTATAACAAAAGATGGTTCTGGCCTGCCGTTTTGCTGTTGGCCTGATGGCACGCCCAATAACGTCGCAAATCTCTACATGCTCGCACTACGTGACCGCCCTGGCCGAGGTGGAAAAGGCCTATCAAGGCACGGCGGTAAAGGCGGAAGCATTGGGGAGTATGCATCCAAAATAAGCCCACTAGTTCGCTACTGCTTCAGATACCGAACTGACTTTATAGGACTGTCTGACCAACAGTTCTCAGACTTCATTGACGAATTAAGAAAGGAGCGATCTGTCAACGATCCCACTGTAAATAGGCGCACCGAAACTACACTCCTAGCAATTGGTAGGATCTGTCTAGATTTTTTGCAATTCGTAGGACGTCTTTATGGCGACGATGCATTTGTATCAGAGAATGGAACCATCCGCGCCGTAATGAAAACATTTACTATCACAACGCGCTCAGGAAGAACGATAAAGCGGAGTTATCTGCATCACCACTCTCTTCATGTATCTGGAACGCGCTACCACACGCGCGATCCGATCCCGAGCGAACATATAAAGCTTTTGCGAGATTCAGCAAACAAAATCCACCCATCGAGACACCTTCAACTTCGACGGAATCTGGTGATTTCCTTGCTTGAGCATACGGGCGCTCGACGCAGCGAGATAATTGAAATTACCGTTTCGGACATACGTAATGCCATGAACATGTCGTTCCCATTGCTACGTCTGCGAACCTTGAAACGTGGAACCTATTCCGAGCGTTTTATCCCGATTTCAAGAGTGGTACTAAGCGAAGCTAAGAAATATATTCAGTTTGCCCGCAGAATATCTCTTCGCAACTTCAAGGACACGGATCACGACAGACTCTTTGTTCAAGAAAAGACTGGTAAGCCGCTCGGTGCCTGCAGTATTACGAATGAAATGATTCAACTTAGAAGTCACGCCGGCATCGAAGAAAAAGTCTGTGCACACATGTTCCGCCATGCTTTCATCACCAATCTTTTCGTACTCCTAATCAAAAGACACAAGTTCAAGCAAAAGGACGACTTCAGAAGCGCCCTGCTTAATAGCAAAAAGTTTCTTTACGACGTCATGCTGTGGACTGGCCACAAAGATCCCCTCTCGGTAGAACGGTATATTCATCTTGCATTCGCCAAACTTGATGGATACGAAGACATCGTTTCATCTGCCCATATAATCAGGACTAACCGTATATATGACCAGGCCGAGGAGCTACTTCTGAACGCATTAAAAAATGGTATGCCAGTTGACGAGTACGTGCGTGAACTGGAGAAGCTAAAGCAACTTCGGCAAGAAGATCTCAAGAAAGAGACAAAGGAAGAGGAAGAGGAAGAGAATACGGAGTCAGTCAAAAGCTGGGAGCATTGGCATAACCACCTTTGA
- a CDS encoding phage integrase, which translates to MNVELPAELDFLKAFYTDPRTEYKKSSWLLSDFDLHIWKYDFNFATPNTINWDITLDDETSLLAQKNKPLLDGLKYFLTTSTRSVRGSAIELGSLAAQMTMFNRAIHVADYILLNAKEYQLSRFGLAGINSHHMKRMLDVFSSVNGSEESVYEWTKTISKFCLSLINTSSSIELDSILDQYPRMRIVTDEQLDEHHLEIPFDLIPYARAALHLHGYYKKRSTAGVRTPNTLQLAKSLYANTLKGGHLKLKTLSSLEFYTDNEREIISREYPGSSVRTGDHEAMTSGPFRAYRFLTYNLGILHEIGLPAPEVSELKQILDYEPSLSEAARFRTLPYPIVRDAFRKSIEYHFKYGELLIEGFCRMAEHCNLNGIAPTQLTNGELQDIMPPELIDMGIRKLGLVCQTVSIRHGALRKQSNYFIELRNNVGLIECLRIYIGCVQMVVGTIMARRIGEMLDLHSTDCLDKSERWLIFLNRKSTSNLFGIRQRQARPIEPIAVKMIKNLISMQQRLLKSGFITEMTSLFAPPGLLGNAGLSQQTMYAYNRNLDLLCDYFELPLNSKGERYYIRQHQLRRFFSMVFFHSSSFGGLETLQWMLGHTDMQHVWNYITESTDGAVLRSAKAQFIAESLHNGDITAYEDLAEILKIRYNTDNFALVDTAELEDAITDMIKTGKVQIEPEFFTDETGQHMRVVVKIQSTD; encoded by the coding sequence ATGAATGTTGAATTACCAGCAGAGCTAGACTTCCTAAAAGCGTTCTACACCGACCCTAGGACAGAATACAAAAAATCAAGTTGGTTGCTGAGTGATTTCGACTTGCACATATGGAAATATGATTTCAATTTTGCGACCCCCAACACGATCAACTGGGACATTACATTAGACGACGAAACTTCTCTGCTTGCCCAAAAAAACAAGCCATTACTAGACGGGCTAAAGTATTTTTTAACAACATCTACACGTTCTGTTCGAGGATCGGCGATCGAATTAGGTTCACTAGCCGCACAGATGACGATGTTTAACAGGGCCATTCACGTTGCCGATTACATTCTTCTGAATGCAAAAGAATATCAGCTATCCAGATTCGGATTGGCTGGAATCAACAGCCATCACATGAAGAGAATGCTAGACGTCTTCTCAAGCGTCAACGGTTCGGAAGAGTCGGTTTACGAGTGGACCAAGACTATCAGCAAATTTTGTTTAAGCTTAATAAACACTTCCAGTTCTATCGAACTCGATAGCATTCTAGATCAATATCCACGAATGCGCATTGTGACTGACGAACAACTAGATGAGCATCACCTGGAAATACCTTTTGATTTAATACCTTATGCAAGAGCTGCCTTGCATTTGCATGGATATTATAAAAAAAGATCAACTGCTGGAGTCCGCACCCCTAACACCTTGCAGCTAGCGAAATCGCTTTATGCCAACACACTGAAAGGCGGGCATCTAAAACTAAAAACATTAAGCTCATTAGAATTCTATACTGATAATGAGAGAGAAATAATATCGAGAGAGTATCCCGGTTCATCGGTCAGGACAGGTGACCATGAAGCAATGACATCCGGTCCATTTCGCGCCTACAGATTTTTAACATACAACCTTGGAATTCTTCATGAAATTGGGCTTCCAGCTCCCGAAGTATCAGAGCTGAAGCAGATACTTGATTATGAACCATCACTCTCTGAAGCTGCTCGGTTTCGGACGCTGCCGTACCCAATAGTGAGAGACGCCTTCAGAAAATCAATCGAGTACCATTTCAAGTATGGAGAACTTCTAATAGAAGGTTTCTGCCGCATGGCAGAGCATTGCAACCTCAATGGAATTGCCCCTACGCAACTTACCAATGGAGAGTTACAAGACATTATGCCCCCTGAGCTTATCGACATGGGAATTAGGAAGCTTGGGCTTGTATGTCAAACGGTGTCTATTAGGCACGGCGCACTGAGAAAGCAGTCAAATTACTTCATAGAACTCAGAAATAATGTGGGACTGATTGAGTGCTTACGCATCTATATTGGATGTGTCCAGATGGTAGTTGGAACAATCATGGCTCGCCGAATAGGAGAAATGCTCGATTTGCACTCGACTGACTGCCTAGATAAAAGCGAAAGATGGTTGATCTTCTTAAATAGAAAAAGCACATCCAACCTGTTCGGCATAAGACAACGCCAAGCACGCCCAATCGAACCCATTGCCGTAAAAATGATTAAAAACTTAATTTCCATGCAGCAGAGACTTTTAAAAAGCGGATTCATAACTGAAATGACTAGCCTCTTTGCCCCCCCCGGACTCCTCGGAAATGCCGGGCTTAGTCAGCAAACAATGTATGCCTACAATAGAAACCTAGACTTGTTGTGCGATTATTTCGAACTACCACTAAATTCAAAAGGAGAAAGGTACTATATCCGACAACATCAACTTCGACGCTTTTTCTCCATGGTATTCTTCCACTCGAGCAGTTTTGGAGGACTGGAGACACTGCAGTGGATGCTCGGGCACACCGACATGCAGCATGTTTGGAATTACATTACTGAGTCCACTGATGGTGCAGTTTTGCGTAGCGCTAAGGCTCAGTTCATAGCAGAAAGCTTGCATAATGGCGATATCACTGCTTACGAAGATCTAGCCGAAATACTAAAAATTCGTTACAACACAGATAATTTTGCTCTAGTAGACACTGCTGAACTTGAAGACGCAATCACCGACATGATAAAGACAGGGAAAGTCCAGATTGAGCCAGAGTTTTTCACAGACGAAACCGGCCAACATATGCGCGTGGTAGTAAAAATTCAGAGCACAGACTAA
- a CDS encoding substrate-binding periplasmic protein, with protein MKPLHWIPLATVLASPCLCASAAEPPRTLTVGYYDFPPAIYSDTQGRPQGPLVDLTRELLETAGYQARFRGLPSARLYAALKNGTVDLWPGAPGKPELIADTIEGRETLAQISLNLYHRPDTPPPQVPSSLARRGVIVIGGYNYWPAVNQMLHDPQLGIRLHRASSHASAIEMLQHRRGDYLLDYQIPVNQVLQRLGQRTLPYVNVYKVPIRFIVSRRLDDSQRVIDALDRAYVQRLEAGEDMSLPGE; from the coding sequence TTGAAACCTCTACACTGGATACCGCTCGCCACCGTGCTGGCAAGTCCATGCCTTTGCGCGTCCGCCGCCGAGCCGCCACGCACCCTGACCGTGGGCTACTATGACTTCCCGCCCGCGATCTACAGCGACACGCAGGGCCGGCCGCAGGGGCCGCTGGTCGACCTCACCCGTGAACTGCTCGAAACGGCCGGCTATCAGGCGCGGTTTCGCGGTCTGCCAAGTGCCCGCCTGTATGCGGCCCTGAAGAATGGCACCGTCGATCTCTGGCCCGGCGCACCAGGAAAACCGGAGCTGATTGCCGATACGATCGAGGGGCGCGAAACCCTGGCGCAGATCAGCCTCAACCTCTACCACCGGCCCGACACCCCACCGCCCCAGGTGCCGAGCAGCCTCGCCAGGCGCGGCGTCATCGTCATTGGTGGCTACAACTACTGGCCTGCGGTGAACCAGATGCTGCACGACCCTCAGTTGGGCATTCGTCTGCACCGCGCGAGCAGCCATGCCTCGGCGATTGAAATGTTGCAGCACCGTCGTGGCGACTATCTGCTCGACTATCAGATTCCGGTGAACCAGGTGCTGCAGCGGCTTGGCCAGCGGACACTGCCTTATGTGAACGTCTACAAAGTGCCGATTCGCTTCATCGTTTCGCGTCGGTTGGACGATAGCCAGCGCGTCATCGACGCGCTGGACCGGGCCTATGTGCAGCGGCTGGAGGCCGGCGAAGACATGAGCCTGCCGGGCGAGTAG
- a CDS encoding SDR family oxidoreductase, giving the protein MYRKVFASKVFDRKVVLITGGCAGIGRALAERMAQAGARVAIFDLDQDAIDALVQHLVDHHNADVLGLRCDVAEATAVQRAVALVQERFGGIDVLINNAGITHRSRVAETRLSVFERIMAVNFYGALHCTQAALPSLIERQGQIIVLSSLSQYAPVPDRGAYNASKHALHGLFETLRSELADSGVNVMLVCPGYTATDLRRNVLVGDGSTAPQPVLAVGRVASPQDVAESIYQGALKRRRLLVLSNLDWRARLIARCFPRLFEHLLLPRLAGARVSAGPG; this is encoded by the coding sequence ATGTATCGCAAGGTGTTCGCCAGCAAGGTGTTCGATCGCAAGGTGGTGCTGATCACCGGAGGCTGCGCGGGAATCGGACGCGCGCTGGCCGAGCGGATGGCGCAGGCCGGTGCCCGGGTGGCGATATTCGATCTCGACCAGGACGCCATCGATGCGTTGGTCCAGCACCTGGTCGATCACCACAACGCCGATGTGCTTGGCCTGCGCTGCGATGTCGCCGAGGCGACGGCGGTGCAGCGGGCCGTTGCGCTGGTGCAGGAGCGCTTCGGTGGCATCGACGTGTTGATCAACAATGCCGGCATCACCCACCGCAGCCGCGTCGCCGAGACCCGGTTATCGGTGTTCGAGCGGATCATGGCGGTCAATTTCTACGGTGCGCTGCATTGCACCCAGGCCGCGTTGCCGAGCCTGATCGAGCGCCAGGGGCAGATCATCGTGCTCAGCTCGCTTTCACAGTACGCGCCGGTGCCCGACCGTGGTGCCTACAACGCCAGCAAGCATGCACTGCATGGGCTGTTCGAGACCTTGCGCAGCGAGTTGGCCGATAGCGGTGTCAACGTGATGCTGGTTTGTCCCGGTTATACCGCGACCGATCTTCGCAGGAACGTGCTGGTCGGGGATGGCTCCACCGCACCGCAGCCGGTGCTGGCCGTGGGACGCGTGGCGTCGCCGCAGGATGTTGCCGAATCGATCTACCAGGGCGCACTCAAGCGCCGCCGGCTGTTGGTGCTGTCGAATCTGGACTGGCGCGCGCGGCTGATCGCTCGATGCTTTCCTCGGTTGTTCGAGCATTTGCTGTTGCCGCGGCTGGCCGGTGCCCGGGTGTCGGCGGGCCCTGGCTAA
- a CDS encoding VOC family protein, whose translation MADQNPSILSHISLGSNRFEEAAGFYDQVLATLGCKRIMAHPGAIAWGREYPEFWLQTPIDGQTATVGNGTHIGFFADSKTSVDAFHRAALAAGATDEGGPGPRQEYGEPYYGCFVRDLDGHKIEAAYWDLDLVQRLYGGATTA comes from the coding sequence ATGGCCGACCAGAACCCCAGCATCCTGTCCCACATATCGCTTGGCAGCAACCGCTTCGAGGAGGCTGCGGGCTTCTATGACCAGGTCCTTGCGACGCTGGGTTGCAAGCGCATCATGGCCCATCCGGGCGCCATCGCCTGGGGCCGCGAATATCCGGAATTCTGGCTGCAAACGCCTATCGATGGCCAAACGGCAACTGTCGGCAACGGGACGCATATCGGCTTCTTCGCCGACAGCAAGACATCGGTCGATGCCTTCCATCGCGCTGCGCTGGCCGCCGGTGCGACCGATGAAGGCGGCCCGGGGCCGCGGCAAGAGTACGGCGAACCCTATTACGGCTGCTTCGTGCGCGACCTCGATGGTCACAAGATCGAGGCCGCGTACTGGGACTTGGATCTGGTGCAGCGACTTTACGGCGGCGCGACGACCGCTTAG